A DNA window from Plasmodium brasilianum strain Bolivian I chromosome 12, whole genome shotgun sequence contains the following coding sequences:
- a CDS encoding hypothetical protein (Plasmodium exported protein) produces the protein MEGKINKFFLFFIKMCAFPILIWIWLCFYEALTFLQKIRDKKITINNSLDVRVSRLLNGKTNVHYLHQYPNIRKRIKDIVEDENNFSERSGALTHDENFQNQINMMLHNDMSEKPCNPRKFQDNFKKTYNPSTYYYNFEKSYYSPKHNDNIRKQFDTLKQDLHFKKHFIELPKNKNVDKIYKTTKHYGEILEQLDILKFDKYFKRPRSGLKRNNNYKKSSDVLKYDSDYEQTQNVLEPHDYLKSENEMQKGNFHDLLNRSKNKLKPKISPLNFLKKTDSKFEFKVLQSVNRKSNVHTFSNSKSKFCTLLQCMKKYNIFFPVIINIAIVIGLLSIRNDTGTLMFCIIGILYIIYYKFKLNKIIKIYKIYKTLKINNNVKHNQYPKKSFCLNQQI, from the exons ATGGaagggaaaataaataagttctttttattttttattaaaatgtgtGCATTTCCAATATTAATATGGATATGGTTGTGTTTCTACGAAGCA ttAACTTTCCTTCAAAAAATAAGGGATAAGAAAATTActataaataattcattaGATGTAAGAGTTAGCAGATTATTAAATGGAAAAACGAATGTCCATTACTTACATCAATATccaaatataagaaaaaggataaaagaTATAGTAgaagatgaaaataatttttcagaaCGATCTGGTGCATTAACTCATGatgaaaattttcaaaatcaAATTAATATGATGCTCCATAATGACATGTCAGAAAAACCATGTAATCCTCGTAAATTCCAAGATAATTTCAAGAAAACATATAATCCATCCAcgtattattacaattttgaaaaatcatATTATTCACCTAAgcataatgataatataagaaaacaGTTTGATACATTAAAACAAGATTTGCATTTTAAAAAGCATTTTATCGAGCTTccaaagaataaaaatgtagataaaatatataaaacaacaAAACATTACGGTGAAATTTTAGAACAActtgatatattaaaatttgataaatattttaaaagaccACGTAGTGGTTTAAAacgtaataataattataaaaaaagttctgacgtattaaaatatgacaGTGATTACGAACAAACACAAAATGTATTAGAGCCTCATGATTATTTAAAATCAGAAAATGAAATgcaaaaaggaaattttcATGATTTACTTAATAGatcaaaaaacaaattaaaaccCAAAATTTCCCCTCttaattttctaaaaaaaacgGATTCAAAGTTTGAATTCAAAGTGTTACAATCTGTAAATAGGAAATCGAATGTCCATACTTTTTCTAATTCTAAAAGTAAATTTTGCACTTTATTACAatgtatgaaaaaatataatatattttttccagttattataaatattgcaATTGTAATTGGACTTTTGTCAATAAGAAATGATACAGGCACCCTCATGTTTTGCATCATaggaattttatatataatttattataaattcaaattaaacaaaatcataaaaatatataaaatttacaagacacttaaaattaataataacgtTAAACATAATCAATACCCTAAAAAATCCTTTTGTTTAAATCAACAAATTTAA